Proteins encoded by one window of Sorangium aterium:
- a CDS encoding RecQ family ATP-dependent DNA helicase, with protein sequence MVLAERPSPIVTERLAPSSLRPPESPPPSLDAVLAERFGIAAFRPWQREAIEALLGGAGRVLVVAPTGGGKSLCYQLPAVALPGTTLVLSPLISLMEDQVRALEARRIPATFIASSLARDENGRRLAALRRGEYKLVYAAPERLALDGFLEALAASRLSLVAVDEAHCIVQWGHDFRPDYLRIGAALARLRPPRVLACTATATPDARDEIIRRLGWPLPAPEGADDGDAVSGRGRGAEEPPPKVILRGFARPNLHLQVSAVDGPREAGRRTARALLEALGDPGRPRGAGIVYAATRKGAERLAEALRDAGWNAEAYHAGLAPESRARLSAGFADRSLSVVVATNAFGMGIDRPDVRLVVHAQPPSSIEAYYQEVGRAGRDGDPARGLLLFAPADIALRRRLCQLGEGGVEANADDAARAWGLFRELLRYVDAATCRHDFILRYFGDEAESLGGCGHCDVCLEVDALEASDPAALARDNDLVRRALAGVARVKGGAGMQAVASMLVGESNERVRRMGLDRLSTFGVLERKSHDEAMSILRALLANAWIDLTTGEFPVPLITPAGWRVMRGEVPTRVRLPVPAARRRPRRAAPGASPAARPPAAAPSTRARAQPAPQAFASAATRDDAARPAPGAPLPASRAQAEPGVELEERDVPLFEALRAHRAALAKEKSLPAYVIAHDRTLREIARIRPASLDDLALARGMGQAKISSYGEGILRVVREFSGP encoded by the coding sequence ATGGTCCTCGCTGAACGCCCCTCGCCGATCGTGACCGAGCGCCTCGCCCCCTCCTCGCTGCGCCCGCCGGAGAGCCCGCCCCCGTCGCTCGACGCCGTGCTCGCGGAGCGGTTCGGCATCGCCGCGTTCCGGCCGTGGCAGCGCGAGGCGATCGAGGCCCTGCTCGGGGGCGCGGGCCGCGTCCTCGTGGTCGCCCCGACCGGCGGCGGCAAATCGCTCTGCTACCAGCTCCCGGCCGTCGCCCTGCCCGGCACGACGCTCGTCCTGAGCCCGCTCATCTCCCTGATGGAAGATCAGGTCCGCGCCCTCGAGGCGCGCCGCATCCCGGCGACGTTCATCGCGTCCAGCCTCGCGCGCGACGAGAACGGCCGCCGCCTCGCCGCCCTCCGCCGCGGCGAGTACAAGCTCGTCTACGCCGCGCCCGAGCGCCTCGCCCTCGACGGGTTCCTCGAGGCGCTCGCCGCGAGCCGGCTCTCGCTCGTCGCCGTCGACGAGGCGCACTGCATCGTCCAGTGGGGGCACGACTTCCGGCCCGACTACCTGCGCATCGGCGCCGCGCTCGCGCGGCTCCGGCCGCCCCGGGTCCTCGCCTGCACCGCGACGGCGACCCCCGACGCGCGCGACGAGATCATCCGCCGGCTCGGCTGGCCGCTGCCCGCGCCCGAGGGCGCGGACGACGGCGACGCGGTGAGCGGGCGCGGGCGCGGCGCCGAAGAGCCGCCGCCCAAGGTGATCCTGCGCGGCTTCGCCCGGCCCAACCTCCACCTGCAGGTCTCGGCGGTCGACGGCCCGCGCGAGGCCGGGCGCCGCACGGCGCGCGCGCTGCTGGAGGCCCTCGGCGATCCCGGGCGGCCCCGCGGGGCCGGCATCGTCTACGCCGCCACCCGCAAGGGAGCCGAGCGCCTCGCCGAGGCGCTCCGCGATGCAGGCTGGAACGCGGAGGCGTACCACGCCGGGCTCGCCCCCGAGTCCCGCGCGCGCCTCTCGGCGGGCTTCGCCGATCGCAGCCTCTCCGTTGTCGTGGCCACGAACGCCTTCGGCATGGGGATCGATCGCCCCGACGTCCGGCTCGTGGTGCACGCCCAGCCGCCGTCGTCGATCGAGGCCTACTACCAGGAGGTCGGCCGCGCCGGGCGCGACGGCGACCCGGCCCGCGGCCTCCTCTTGTTCGCGCCCGCGGACATCGCGCTGCGCCGCCGGCTCTGCCAGCTCGGCGAGGGGGGCGTCGAGGCGAACGCCGACGACGCCGCGCGCGCCTGGGGGCTGTTCCGAGAGCTGCTCCGCTACGTCGACGCCGCGACGTGCCGGCACGACTTCATCCTCCGCTACTTCGGCGACGAGGCGGAGTCGCTCGGCGGCTGCGGCCACTGCGACGTCTGCCTGGAGGTCGACGCCCTCGAGGCGAGCGACCCGGCCGCGCTCGCCCGGGACAACGACCTCGTGCGCCGGGCGCTCGCCGGCGTCGCGCGGGTGAAGGGCGGCGCCGGGATGCAGGCGGTCGCGTCGATGCTCGTCGGCGAGTCGAACGAGCGCGTCCGCCGCATGGGGCTCGACCGGCTCTCGACGTTCGGCGTCCTCGAGCGGAAGAGCCACGACGAGGCCATGTCGATCCTCCGCGCGCTGCTCGCCAACGCCTGGATCGATCTCACGACCGGCGAGTTCCCCGTCCCCCTCATCACGCCGGCCGGCTGGCGCGTGATGCGCGGAGAGGTGCCCACGCGGGTGCGGCTCCCGGTCCCCGCCGCGCGCCGGCGGCCGCGCCGCGCGGCGCCGGGCGCGTCGCCCGCCGCGCGCCCGCCGGCGGCCGCGCCCTCCACGCGGGCGCGCGCGCAGCCGGCCCCGCAGGCGTTCGCGTCCGCAGCGACCCGCGACGACGCGGCGCGCCCCGCGCCGGGCGCCCCCCTGCCGGCCTCGCGCGCGCAGGCGGAGCCCGGCGTCGAGCTCGAGGAGCGCGACGTGCCGCTGTTCGAGGCGCTCCGCGCCCACAGGGCCGCGCTCGCCAAGGAGAAGTCGCTGCCCGCCTACGTCATCGCGCACGACCGGACGCTCCGGGAGATCGCGCGGATCCGGCCCGCGTCGCTCGACGACCTCGCGCTCGCGCGCGGCATGGGGCAGGCGAAGATCTCGAGCTACGGGGAGGGCATCCTCCGCGTCGTCCGGGAGTTCTCGGGCCCCTGA
- a CDS encoding oxidoreductase, producing the protein MEDMTVDKTALIVGGTGLVGGHCLRLLVQQPAYTKVVALLRRPAPIEDARLSQRIVDFDRLEGADFAGVSDVFCALGTTIAKAGSEEAFYEIDYRYPITIARLAEKAGVKQFVLVSSVGADPRSTSFYLRVKGELEQELSAASFAAVHVLRPSLLLGERGEVRKGEAIGVAAAQTLRFTMKGGLRRYRPIDARTVAGAMVAAALGGRNGRHVYHFDDMEALAKGIGVVQA; encoded by the coding sequence ATGGAAGACATGACGGTCGACAAGACAGCTCTCATCGTGGGAGGAACGGGCCTCGTCGGCGGCCACTGCCTGCGCCTCCTCGTGCAACAGCCAGCGTACACGAAGGTCGTCGCCCTGCTCCGCCGCCCGGCCCCGATCGAGGACGCGCGGCTCTCCCAGCGCATCGTCGACTTCGACCGGCTCGAAGGCGCGGACTTCGCCGGCGTGAGCGACGTGTTCTGTGCGCTCGGGACGACGATCGCCAAGGCCGGCTCCGAAGAGGCCTTCTACGAGATCGATTATCGCTACCCCATCACCATCGCCAGGCTCGCCGAGAAGGCGGGGGTGAAGCAGTTCGTCCTGGTCTCCTCCGTGGGCGCCGACCCGCGCTCGACCAGCTTCTACCTGCGCGTGAAGGGCGAGCTCGAGCAGGAGCTCTCGGCGGCGAGCTTCGCGGCGGTCCACGTCCTCAGGCCGAGCCTGCTCCTCGGCGAGCGGGGCGAGGTCAGGAAGGGCGAGGCCATCGGCGTCGCGGCGGCGCAGACGCTCCGGTTCACGATGAAGGGCGGCCTGCGCAGGTACCGGCCCATCGACGCGAGGACCGTCGCCGGCGCGATGGTCGCCGCGGCGCTCGGCGGGCGCAACGGTCGCCACGTCTATCACTTCGACGACATGGAAGCGCTCGCCAAGGGCATCGGCGTCGTCCAGGCCTGA
- a CDS encoding NUDIX hydrolase yields the protein MRLIKSMASWLLGYVDPREPLGSSLINALSRLPIHLAADAVCLRRNADSGALEVLLTRRGASAAGPGEWCCPGSVLSPGEQPEHVLHRVGMTISDFTFVGDYFSAATRGWMLSRVHQAKLAEVPATGTWWPVEQLPNNLVPKHRELVIPMAVKAFHAQRAKRSQAQRTKRSQKVTSAQLT from the coding sequence ATGAGGCTCATCAAGTCGATGGCCAGCTGGCTCCTCGGGTACGTCGATCCACGGGAGCCGCTCGGCAGCTCGCTCATCAACGCTCTTTCCCGACTCCCCATCCACCTCGCCGCGGACGCCGTGTGCCTCCGGAGGAACGCGGACTCTGGCGCCCTCGAGGTGCTCCTGACACGGCGCGGAGCGTCGGCGGCAGGCCCTGGAGAGTGGTGCTGCCCCGGCAGCGTCCTCTCGCCGGGCGAGCAGCCCGAGCACGTCCTCCACCGGGTCGGGATGACGATCTCCGACTTCACGTTCGTCGGCGATTACTTCTCGGCCGCCACGCGCGGCTGGATGCTCTCCCGGGTCCATCAGGCGAAGCTCGCCGAGGTCCCGGCCACGGGCACCTGGTGGCCAGTCGAGCAGCTGCCGAACAACCTGGTACCCAAGCACCGGGAGCTGGTCATCCCGATGGCGGTCAAGGCCTTCCATGCCCAGCGCGCGAAGCGCTCGCAGGCCCAGCGCACGAAGCGCTCGCAGAAGGTCACCAGCGCGCAGCTCACGTGA
- a CDS encoding FxsA family protein → MGKLILLFTALPILELWLLLSIGDVIGFWPTVAIALGTAILGAALAKREGLKVLASWRGALAAGRVPDEGLTGGLLALLGAALLITPGVLTDVAGLMLLIPPVRRRIAAAVRERFERRVAAASAAGIGVDGPGNGAFFSMRVIDLSGGPFGERADGRAGASRGRPASWQVIDVEAEVTEGAEEDEAGGPARTTRRLPG, encoded by the coding sequence ATGGGCAAGCTCATCCTGCTCTTCACGGCGCTCCCGATCCTGGAGCTCTGGCTCCTCCTGTCGATCGGCGACGTCATCGGCTTCTGGCCCACCGTGGCGATCGCGCTCGGGACGGCGATCCTCGGCGCAGCGCTCGCGAAGCGCGAGGGGCTCAAGGTGCTCGCCTCGTGGCGCGGCGCGCTGGCGGCGGGCCGCGTCCCGGACGAGGGGCTCACGGGAGGGCTCCTCGCGCTCCTCGGGGCGGCGCTGCTCATCACGCCGGGGGTGCTGACCGACGTGGCAGGGCTCATGCTCCTGATCCCGCCGGTGCGCCGCCGGATCGCAGCGGCGGTGCGGGAGCGGTTCGAGCGGCGGGTGGCCGCGGCGAGCGCCGCCGGCATCGGCGTGGACGGCCCCGGCAACGGCGCGTTCTTCAGCATGAGGGTCATCGACCTGAGCGGCGGGCCGTTCGGCGAGCGCGCCGACGGGCGCGCTGGCGCGTCCCGCGGTCGACCGGCGTCATGGCAGGTCATCGACGTCGAGGCGGAGGTGACCGAGGGGGCCGAGGAGGATGAGGCCGGCGGGCCAGCGCGGACGACGCGACGACTGCCCGGCTGA
- a CDS encoding lysine 5,6-aminomutase subunit alpha, which translates to MTTVPVEQEKVEACRAFAADIADEVQRFIDRHTTVGVERTVARAYGVVGADAEGTPLVNALVDRIHRAGQAGRGVAYHLGRALCEGAGSVQEAAEMLAFSEAADLGAGPSAAEARGALEAATREAIARIDRARDEREANKAAHRVGVAPLKYVIVATGNIYDDAVQAKAAGFAGADIVAVIRATAQSLLDYVPEGPTTEGYGGTYATQENFRIIRRAADEATRDTGTYLAQTNYSSGLCMSEIAWMAAVERLDMLLNDAMYGILFRDINMQRTFIDQYFSRRIIARSGIVINTGEDNYLTTADAVEKAHTVLASQFINEAFARRAGLREEQMGLGHAFEIDPWLEDSLLFELAQAQLVRQIFDRHPIKWMPPTKFKTGDIFHSHVHDAMFNLVGITTGQSIELLGMFSEAVHTPLLMDRYLSLKSARYIFTAARHLGDEIQWKPGGIVERRAREVLDKAHELLREVEQETVWDAIGRGAFGDVKRTRTGGKGYSGVVARHPEYLNPILEVLERP; encoded by the coding sequence ATGACGACTGTCCCCGTGGAGCAGGAAAAGGTGGAGGCGTGCCGCGCGTTTGCCGCCGACATCGCCGACGAGGTGCAGCGCTTCATCGACCGCCACACCACGGTCGGCGTCGAGCGCACCGTCGCCCGCGCCTACGGCGTGGTCGGCGCCGACGCCGAGGGGACGCCGCTCGTGAACGCGCTCGTCGATCGCATCCACAGGGCGGGGCAAGCCGGCCGCGGCGTCGCCTACCACCTGGGCCGGGCGCTCTGCGAGGGCGCCGGCTCGGTGCAGGAGGCCGCGGAGATGCTGGCGTTCAGCGAGGCGGCCGACCTCGGCGCGGGGCCGTCCGCGGCCGAGGCGCGCGGCGCGCTCGAGGCCGCGACGCGGGAGGCGATCGCCCGGATCGACAGGGCCCGCGACGAGCGCGAGGCCAACAAGGCGGCGCACCGGGTCGGCGTCGCGCCGCTCAAGTACGTCATCGTCGCGACGGGCAACATCTACGACGACGCCGTGCAGGCCAAGGCCGCCGGGTTCGCCGGCGCCGACATCGTCGCCGTGATCCGCGCGACCGCCCAGTCGCTCCTCGACTACGTCCCGGAGGGGCCGACCACCGAGGGATACGGCGGCACCTACGCGACGCAGGAGAACTTCAGGATCATCCGCCGCGCCGCCGACGAGGCGACCCGCGACACCGGCACCTACCTCGCGCAGACGAACTACTCGTCCGGCCTCTGCATGAGCGAGATCGCCTGGATGGCGGCGGTGGAGCGGCTCGACATGCTGCTCAACGACGCGATGTACGGGATCCTGTTCCGCGACATCAACATGCAGCGGACGTTCATCGATCAGTATTTCTCCCGGAGGATCATCGCGAGGAGCGGTATCGTCATCAACACGGGAGAGGACAACTACCTCACGACCGCCGATGCGGTCGAGAAGGCCCATACGGTGCTCGCGTCGCAGTTCATCAACGAGGCGTTCGCGCGGCGCGCGGGCCTCCGCGAGGAGCAGATGGGCCTCGGCCACGCCTTCGAGATCGACCCCTGGCTCGAGGACAGCCTCCTCTTCGAGCTCGCCCAGGCCCAGCTCGTCCGGCAGATCTTCGACCGGCACCCGATCAAGTGGATGCCGCCCACCAAGTTCAAGACAGGCGACATCTTCCACAGCCACGTCCACGACGCGATGTTCAACCTGGTCGGGATCACGACCGGCCAGTCGATCGAGCTGCTCGGGATGTTCAGCGAGGCGGTCCACACACCGCTCCTCATGGACCGGTATCTCTCGCTGAAGAGCGCCCGCTACATCTTCACGGCGGCGCGGCACCTCGGCGACGAGATCCAATGGAAGCCGGGCGGCATCGTCGAGCGGCGCGCCCGCGAGGTCCTCGACAAGGCGCATGAGCTGCTGCGGGAGGTCGAGCAGGAGACTGTCTGGGACGCCATCGGGCGCGGCGCGTTCGGCGACGTCAAGCGCACGCGCACCGGGGGGAAGGGGTACTCGGGGGTCGTCGCGCGCCACCCGGAGTACCTGAACCCGATCCTCGAGGTCCTGGAGCGG